The region TCTGCTGCTCGCGCGCTGGGCCGAGCTCGGGTACCGGGTCTACGGGCTCGAGCTGCGCGGCATGCCGCAGAGTTCCACCGCCGACGTGCGCGCCAACGACTTCGGCTACCACCACGCCCTCGCGCTCGACATCCCGGCCGCGGTCGCGGCGGCGGGCCTCGACACGCCGTTCGTGCTCGCGGGCCACAGCCTCGGCGGGCAGCTCGCGCTGCTCTACGCAGCCGCGCATCCCCGGGACGTGCGCGCGGTGGTCACCCTCGCCAGCGGGTCGAGCCACCACGGCGCCTTCGCCGCAGTGGCGCCGCGCCTGAAACGCCGCGCCCAGATCGCGACGGTGCGCACGATCTCCCGCACGCTCGGCTGGTTTCCCGGCCACCGGCTCGGCTTCGGCGGACGCCAGCCGCGCACCATGATGGCCGACTGGGGTTTCGAGGGACGCCACGGCCGGTTCGTGCTCGCCGGCAGCGACGCCGACCACGAAGCAGAACTGCGCGCGCTCGCGCTGCCCGTGCTGATGCTCTCGCTCGACGGCGACCCGATCGTGCCGCGCGTCTCGAGCGACCACCTCGGCGCGCGCGTGCCGGCGGCCGATATCACGGCGACGCACGTGGCCCGCGCCGAGAACGAGGGCCAGCCGTTCGACCACTTCCGCTGGGCGCGGCGCACCCCCGACGCGGTGCTCGGCCCGGTCACGCGTTGGCTGGGCGAAACCCTCCGCTAGAGCCGTTCGACAGGACGAAACCACCACGCGAGGCGTTCAACAGGATGAGACGGGTGACACGAGCCGCGCCATCCTGTTTTCCGTCTCCTGAATTTCCGAATGGCCGCGCGGATTGTGGACACTCGCCAAGGGTCGGCGCGAATGTCAGGAGGGTCGGTACAGCGGGCCGGGGCCGGCTGCTGGCAGACTAGAGCGCGTGATTGTTGTCGTTGCGCCCGGACAGGGCTCCCAAACTCCCGGCTTCCTCGACCCCTGGCTCGCTGAGCCGCGCTTCCGCGACCAGCTCGCCGGCCTCTCCGACGCGGCGGGCATCGACCTCGCCGCGCACGGCACCACGAGCGACGCCGACACGATCCGCGACACCGCGGTCGCCCAGCCGCTCATCGTCGCCGCGGGCCTGCTCACGCTGAGCGCCCTCTTCGCCGACGGACGCCGCGCCAAGGTCGCCGGAGTCGCCGGACACTCGGTCGGAGAGGTGACGGCCGCGGCTGCCGCCGGCATCCTGAGCGAGACGGATGCCCTAGCTTTCGTTCGCGAGCGCGGTACGGCCATGGCCGCCGCGGCTTCGCAGACCCCGACCGGCATGTCTGCCGTATTGGGCGGCGACGAAACCGAACTGCTCGCCCGGCTCGACCAGCTCGGACTCGAGCCCGCCAACTTCAACGGCGGCGGACAGATCGTCGTGGCCGGGGCGCTCGACGCACTCGACGCCCTCAAGGACAACCCCGTCGCCGGCAGCCGCGTCATCGCGCTGCAGGTCGCCGGTGCCTTCCACACCCGCTACATGCAGCCCGCCGTTGCGCACCTCGCCGAGTTCGCCGCCACTCTCGCGCCGCGCGACCCCACCCTGCCGATCTGGTCGAACCAGAGCGGCCAGACCGTGGCATCCGGTGCCGAGTTCCT is a window of Conyzicola nivalis DNA encoding:
- a CDS encoding ACP S-malonyltransferase, giving the protein MIVVVAPGQGSQTPGFLDPWLAEPRFRDQLAGLSDAAGIDLAAHGTTSDADTIRDTAVAQPLIVAAGLLTLSALFADGRRAKVAGVAGHSVGEVTAAAAAGILSETDALAFVRERGTAMAAAASQTPTGMSAVLGGDETELLARLDQLGLEPANFNGGGQIVVAGALDALDALKDNPVAGSRVIALQVAGAFHTRYMQPAVAHLAEFAATLAPRDPTLPIWSNQSGQTVASGAEFLSLLVGQVSSPVRWDKTMAAFAEAGVTGIIELAPAGALTGLAKRGLKGVPSVAVKTPDDLTAAFDLIDGNAA
- a CDS encoding alpha/beta fold hydrolase, which translates into the protein MTEAGYRRIGIRSADDAETVVEAFGHTGPQMLFLPALGVPLHYYRLLLARWAELGYRVYGLELRGMPQSSTADVRANDFGYHHALALDIPAAVAAAGLDTPFVLAGHSLGGQLALLYAAAHPRDVRAVVTLASGSSHHGAFAAVAPRLKRRAQIATVRTISRTLGWFPGHRLGFGGRQPRTMMADWGFEGRHGRFVLAGSDADHEAELRALALPVLMLSLDGDPIVPRVSSDHLGARVPAADITATHVARAENEGQPFDHFRWARRTPDAVLGPVTRWLGETLR